In Paramormyrops kingsleyae isolate MSU_618 chromosome 18, PKINGS_0.4, whole genome shotgun sequence, the DNA window TTTTTAAAGATTCAGTTCAAAATACCCTGCATTGTGTTCTGATGTTGTTTGGCACCGTTACCAGTTTTTATGGCAGTTGAAAATCTACAAATTGAAGTatcaaaagtacggtacctgatgcggtggaaaagcgcccataGTAATCTTCATAGTGAATGTTAATAAGCTTATACTAAAACTGCTTTCTgatatttctgtgatgcagtgcTCTGTAATTAGTTGTATATTTCTGGTGATTACCTATAATGCATAAGTACACTTGAGTAGCTTGTCTAACATGAAGAAAACCAGTAATTAAATCTCTGTCTTTCAGTGGAACcagttattgttattattatttcagcTCCCGCCTAGCATATTTCGCAGTATTTGATGGGCATGGAGGTTCTCGTGCGTCATGCTTTGCTGCCGAACATCTTCATCAAGCATTAGCCTTGAAATTTCCTAAAGGTGAGCCCCCTACCGCTGATGGGAACAAAGGCTGATTAGTTTTTATTAGTAATAACAAAAGTGTTAgcacttattatttttttaatgtgttgtctcaacaataattatttaaatatttattacaaatttTAAGAAGTCCTTTTGTGCTCTTAATTCATATTTTTGTATACTAAAATGTGTGTGAACTTATTCAAAATTGCTGAATTAGAAAAATGAACAACACATACTTTGCAGGTGAGGTACAGAACCTGGACAAGCTTGTGAGGAAGTGTTTGGTGGAGGCATTTAGACAAACAGATGAAGACTTCCTGAAAAAGGCCTCCAGCCAGTGAGTTGATGGTTTCTTATGTGCCTTCCATGTGTAATCAAAATCTGATGCTGTTTCTGTTGGCAATgattttaaattataataacaGTTCCACAGAGTTGCCATAAAACTAAATCCTTGTTCAACAAAACTGGCTAGTAAGACCTGAAATAAAACTATGATTAAGTGGGGGTGACTTTAATTGCTTTGACACCCCTATAGGAAGCCAGTCTGGAAGGATGGAACCACAGCAACTTGCATGCTAGTGGTGAATGATGATGTCTATGTTGCCAACCTTGGAGATAGCAGGGTGAGTATTGGGACTTGTGGTTATTATAGTAACACAAATATCATGGGAAACTCTGCCTTGTTTGGTTACTCCTCTGCCCAGGGACTGTAAAGCACTGCAGAGGGAGGTATGTTCAGCTGAACGCAAAAGCAAGGCTTATCTGCCCTCCCTGCAGGACATATACCTCAGATAATGCAGGAGCAGAGTTGCTAAAATCAACAGGGACACAATCCACTCAATTACCTGTTTACCAGGCTGAGGTCTGGTAAGCACTTCTGCTATCTCTTGTGAAGTGAGAGGCTCAGAGGGAGCTTCTGCTCTGTCCATCAGACTACTTACAGTAACACTTAATTGACAGTTGTAGTTAAACATAAGCTCCTTACTCATGCAGCTTGCAGTTTATGGGAGTCATGTTGCACATATCtggttttccttttgttttctcTTTATTACCAGTACAGGTCGTTGTCGATCAGTTATGACTGACCAGTATTAAGTTAATTTGGTCATGTCGACCCTTTCttttatatacaaatatacaaaaagTAGTATACTgtgtaataaaattatattatcTTTAAGTTATATTGTCATCATTTTCATGTGGGGATTGTTGGGGCACAAACGGTCATACAGTCACTGGGCAACACTTGTGCTGTCAGTTGTGGCCGCATATTTGTGGTCTTGGAACAGTCGTGAAGTTGATCAGTCATAAGTCGACAACGACCTGTATAACCCTACTGTTCcttatttattacatattataCTTATGTGTCTATAATACTTTTTGTCTATTGCTTTTCACTAATTCTTACTATAGCAGAGTTGACCACTTTGAATTTCACTGCAGGTTATAGATGGAATGTGGATCTttcatgtgacaaataaaacccttgagattttgctttttgtctttattCAAGATTGTTATCATTGTGGTTTTCAAAGGCTGTGCTGTGCCGAGAAGATCAGGAAGGGCAGGATGACAACAAAAAAATTGTCACTTTGGCACTTAGCAGGGAGCATAATCCAATCTGTTATGAGGAGCGCATGAGGATCCAGAGGGCAGGTGGCACTGTCAGGTATGGGAGGGCCTCTACTGGTAAAACATCTGAAGGGACCAAAGTTTGTGTGCAGTGTTAATAACCATGCAAATTATGGctcatttctttttcttttgggTGGTAagaaaatactttaaaatgaattattagtgctgtttttccattataatacactaccagtcaaaagttctgacacaccttctcattcagtgttttttattttttatttttattgttttcttcATAGTAGATTAATATTGAAGACTTCAAAACAATGAAGAAACACATGGAATTATGCTGTAAACAAATAAGTGTTAAACAATCCAGgatatgttttatattttagatTCTTCAAAGTAGCCACCAAAGTTGCATTGATGAATGCCTTGCACACACTTGGCATTCTCTAAATAAGATTCATCAGGTATTGCCCAGGAATGGTTTTCAGTGAACAGGTACGCCTTGTCAAGAGTTAATTTGTAGAATTTCTTGCCTTCTTTATGTGTTTGAGGTAGAGTTTGTACATGGTTCTACACAGTGAATAGCCCTGTTCAACTACTGTTCTACTCCACATGGCAAGAACCACTCAACTAAGTAAAGAGAAAAAACAATCCATCCTTACTTTAAGACATGATGGTCAGTCAATCAGGAAAATTAAAAGAACTTTGAATGTATCCTCAAGTGCAGTCGAGAAAACCATCAGATGCTATGATGAAACTGGTTCTCATGAGGACCGCCCCAGAAAAGGAAGACCAAGAGTTACCTCTGCTGCAGAGGATAAGTTTATTAGAGTTACCAGCCTCAGAAACTGCACATTAACAGCACCTCAGATTAGAGCCCACATATAtgcttctcacacacacacacacactgattggtacctcagaactcgaattaatccgttcagaactccagatcgaatcctaaaaagttcgagttgtgatggaattttccccataaggaataatggaaaaccaattaattggttcccgaccccaaaaaattacatctaaatatgttttttttttttagcatttaaacacaaaacgaaccggataaaacaagaagagcatataatgtactaaacacatctaagcacatttatcaaactatttgcaaagatttttaataagttttgacttggaaaccgagcaagtcctggtttacaagcgccaagtatcatcaaaaatcatatggcacacatgcgctccttgtttttcttgtttttacgtgcgctcggcttcaaaacaggaagcgcatgcgtgcgcttcttgttttgacgccgagcgcacgtcatcacaactgaaccaatggttattcactttctcacgctgcggaattgtgggtaatcatctcccatgctcggtttcagtcggcatgcctctctcgtttagtagaaaagcaccacctgaatatgggtgtagcagtgcgagtgatgaatctgtttaacgacaatgcaatgtccacatttttgcgaaatccaaaaggaggcaaaagaggctgtcattggatgggttccttgttaaagtcacaCAAACAGAAATAGATTCCAGTCAGCCAACAGATGATAGTGATTCCATTAATTTTtagtgaatggatggatggatactttatattttgtatgaataatttttatatgaatatttttgagttgtggaacggatcatatgagtttccattatttctaatgggaaaattcgctttgatatacgagtgctttggattacaagcatgtttccggaacgaattatgctcgtaaaccaaggtaccactgtatttactaaatatatgtattcagctagtgtaaacatgcacaatgctataacagcgaatgcaaggcttatactgaagcgttaccctatgtttccgctgagagacgtgccgcgtgactaatttccccgcgtgtacaagttgtcttaggtcagcgttcacggtttgacttctgagattcagatcaagttttaggtcattttttttcccgaactggttggttcgacttttaagaaattcgagttctaataagttcgagaactgaggtaccactgtgtgtgcatgtatatatatgtgtatatatatgtatatatatgtgtatatacagtatatatgtatgtatacactcacctaaaggattattaggatcgggtcaagtctgggctcggcctcgggcagagaatctaaactctacactaaggggcctaaagtgtgccaagaaaacatcccccacaccattacaccaccaccagcctgcacagtggtaacaaggcatgatggatccatgttctcattctgtttacgccaaattctgactctaccatttgaatgtctcaacagaaatcatcagagactcatcagaccaggcaacatttttccagtcttcaactgtccgattttggtgagctcgtgc includes these proteins:
- the LOC111839943 gene encoding integrin-linked kinase-associated serine/threonine phosphatase 2C isoform X6 — protein: MDLFGDLPEPSQTGDVTGRPLQEMDDRSDKRKHEVCRDVESVEVEKKKFCKGWARLRAHVAARRGEREEMQDAHVVLPDLSTSLSSIPQEVSRLAYFAVFDGHGGSRASCFAAEHLHQALALKFPKGEVQNLDKLVRKCLVEAFRQTDEDFLKKASSQKPVWKDGTTATCMLVVNDDVYVANLGDSRAVLCREDQEGQDDNKKIVTLALSREHNPICYEERMRIQRAGGTVRNHQRLIRPGNIFPVFNCPILVRPVGWVEFSLLKPWALGLPGPERDL